The Magnetovibrio sp. genome includes a window with the following:
- a CDS encoding DUF6489 family protein: MKVTINVECTPEEARTFFGLPDVQPLQTAMMDEMQKRMKDGMASMDMENLMKMWMPGTAATAMPGLDQFQKMFWDSMAAATGTASGKKGGSKKS, encoded by the coding sequence ATGAAGGTCACCATCAACGTTGAATGCACCCCCGAAGAAGCACGAACCTTTTTCGGGCTGCCCGATGTCCAGCCGCTACAAACTGCGATGATGGATGAAATGCAAAAACGGATGAAAGACGGTATGGCGTCCATGGACATGGAAAACCTGATGAAGATGTGGATGCCGGGCACCGCAGCAACCGCGATGCCGGGACTGGATCAGTTTCAGAAAATGTTTTGGGATTCGATGGCCGCGGCGACCGGCACCGCCAGCGGCAAAAAAGGCGGCTCGAAAAAATCCTGA
- a CDS encoding gamma-glutamyltransferase, translated as MSSRFNTFKTIFKISETVRTNLSFWQPKTRSLTRQLSVAALALGVAACGSNEKQLQKGSVGFVSGFLGGVVADEPRAALVGRDILSSGGTAADAVSAMYFTMAVTLPSRAGLGGGGMCVAFDRASGVTEVLDFTATGPKAIPAGADRPSAVPANPRGFFALQARHGRLLWRQVITPAENFARFGHPTSRAFARDLAAIGPAVLADPGAQAMYASRTGSGVAVEGEKIEQLDLAGTLGMLRARGVGPFYTGPFATHFVESTQRAGGSLTIEELRDFRPEWRKTVRVKVGNEVAHFAPPPAVASSQAAVMLAMLIEQGQFDGGDEGTRAHLLAEIGAHAFADRETWITAKDVGALAESGRIAALSGKVQADRKTPLANLSPRPVNRHESPAATSFVAADAQGNAVACSVSMNASFGTGRVVAGTGVLLAAAPDDSGRGPTGLAPMLLINEPTKEFRMAAAASGGVVAPGALAGVVARIAEAGQTAKEAVNAPRVHNGGDPDVTYIEPTLDPAAQSRLATAGHNLSQIPSLGQVNVLYCPDGLPTQPLTCQMATDPRGAGLAAGSML; from the coding sequence GTGAGCAGTCGCTTCAACACATTCAAGACCATTTTTAAAATCTCTGAGACCGTTCGTACGAACCTGTCTTTCTGGCAGCCTAAGACCCGCAGCCTGACCCGTCAATTGAGTGTCGCGGCGCTGGCGCTTGGTGTGGCGGCCTGCGGCTCCAATGAAAAGCAGTTGCAGAAAGGCTCAGTCGGATTTGTATCAGGCTTTTTAGGCGGAGTTGTGGCAGACGAACCGCGCGCCGCGCTGGTCGGGCGGGACATTCTGTCGTCCGGCGGCACGGCGGCGGATGCGGTGTCGGCGATGTACTTCACCATGGCGGTGACCTTGCCGTCGCGTGCCGGGCTGGGCGGCGGCGGCATGTGCGTGGCTTTCGACCGCGCCAGCGGCGTGACCGAGGTTCTCGATTTCACCGCCACAGGCCCAAAAGCGATTCCCGCCGGGGCAGACCGGCCGAGCGCCGTCCCCGCGAACCCGCGCGGCTTCTTTGCTTTGCAAGCGCGCCACGGCCGGTTGTTGTGGCGTCAAGTCATCACCCCCGCGGAAAATTTCGCCCGCTTTGGCCATCCCACGTCGCGTGCGTTTGCGCGCGATTTGGCCGCCATCGGTCCGGCGGTGTTGGCCGATCCGGGTGCGCAGGCCATGTATGCGTCCAGAACGGGTTCGGGCGTTGCCGTTGAAGGCGAAAAAATCGAACAACTGGATCTGGCTGGAACCCTGGGCATGTTGCGTGCGCGGGGGGTAGGGCCGTTTTACACCGGGCCGTTCGCCACCCATTTCGTCGAAAGCACCCAACGTGCAGGTGGCTCATTGACCATCGAAGAACTGCGAGATTTCCGCCCCGAATGGCGTAAAACGGTGCGCGTTAAGGTCGGCAATGAAGTCGCCCACTTCGCCCCGCCGCCAGCCGTAGCCTCCAGCCAAGCGGCGGTGATGCTGGCGATGTTGATCGAACAGGGCCAGTTCGATGGCGGCGACGAGGGCACACGCGCCCATCTGTTGGCGGAAATCGGCGCGCATGCGTTCGCGGATCGCGAAACCTGGATTACCGCCAAAGACGTTGGGGCGCTGGCGGAATCTGGACGGATCGCGGCGCTGAGTGGCAAGGTTCAAGCGGACCGCAAAACGCCTTTGGCAAACTTGAGTCCGCGTCCGGTCAACCGTCACGAAAGCCCGGCGGCGACCTCGTTCGTGGCTGCGGATGCGCAAGGCAATGCGGTGGCGTGCTCGGTGAGCATGAACGCCAGCTTCGGCACCGGACGCGTCGTTGCGGGCACCGGCGTGTTGTTGGCCGCGGCTCCCGATGACAGCGGGCGTGGGCCGACCGGTTTGGCGCCAATGTTGCTGATCAATGAACCGACCAAGGAATTTCGTATGGCCGCAGCAGCCAGCGGTGGCGTCGTTGCACCGGGTGCGCTGGCTGGTGTGGTCGCACGCATCGCTGAAGCGGGCCAAACCGCCAAAGAGGCGGTCAATGCGCCGCGCGTGCACAACGGCGGTGACCCCGATGTGACCTATATCGAACCGACCTTGGATCCGGCCGCGCAAAGCCGTTTGGCGACGGCGGGGCACAATTTGTCGCAAATCCCGTCGCTCGGCCAAGTGAACGTGCTGTATTGTCCCGACGGGCTGCCGACCCAACCGTTGACGTGCCAGATGGCGACCGATCCGCGTGGCGCGGGGCTCGCCGCCGGGTCGATGCTGTAA
- a CDS encoding ribonuclease E/G, producing MTKRMLIDATHPEETRVALVDGNQLEDFDVEVSSRRQLKGNIYLAKVVRVEPSLQAAFVDYGGNRHGFLAFSEIHPDYYQIPVADREEAEAHHAAEEAVHEDAPEHVDADATPAGDEDDHGEDVDPGENAENGELDIEPENGNGGSVETVGGDETDEVGETHHRRQPSAKQYKIQEVIKRRQVLLIQVVKEERGNKGAALTTYMSLAGRYCVLMPNTARGGGISRKITNSADRKSLKAILSSLDVPHGMAVILRTAGIGRTKAEIKRDFEYLIRLWNNVRDLTLQSTAPTLVHEEGDIVRRSIRDLYSRDIEDIQVEGEEAYRAAKEFMKLLIPSHARRVKLYKETSAPLFRSAGVENQLDAIHNPVVHLPSGGYLVINPTEALVSIDVNSGRSTKERNIEETAVKTNLEAADEVARQLRLRDLAGLVVIDFIDMDVNRNNSQVERRMKEALKHDRARIQVGRISPFGLLEMSRQRLRPSLIETSSEPCPHCGGTGIRRSTESTALVVLRAIDEEGANRRAAELTVHVPTSVALYILNHKRDALAELEAKYGMQVMLTNDDSLVPPDLRLERTKNQNGETISEMVANVRPDVAEDAGRKRKRRRRGRKRDDMDGLDTQYDAADAAEDEIEAGDEETVETAETAETGEEGKSKRRRRSRRGGRRRRKSIDAATEAAEGAEPGDTTDEAGDSETVSGADEDNLETAAMASGEERPKRRRSRRRRKPAGAETGEPANSNDETAEDVAIAADETVSDAVEGEVSEGGEEKPKRRRRSRRKPAAAEAAADTAVADDATEAVADDVQADAQAEDDTDKPKRRSRARKKPEPAVEAETVVEAEAETEVAAETEPQVTAPEPAVAEPAAEEPAAEESAAAEPLAPAPVPGVETVVVGEVAEKPKRKGWWNLGG from the coding sequence ATGACCAAACGCATGCTTATCGATGCGACCCACCCGGAAGAGACCCGGGTCGCGCTCGTGGACGGAAATCAGCTTGAAGATTTCGACGTAGAGGTATCTTCCAGAAGGCAATTAAAGGGTAACATCTATCTCGCTAAAGTCGTCCGTGTGGAGCCGTCGCTCCAAGCGGCTTTTGTCGATTATGGTGGAAACCGCCACGGATTCCTGGCCTTTAGTGAAATACATCCCGACTATTATCAAATTCCGGTTGCCGACCGCGAAGAGGCCGAGGCTCATCACGCCGCCGAAGAAGCCGTCCATGAGGACGCGCCCGAACACGTCGATGCCGACGCCACACCAGCTGGCGATGAAGACGATCATGGCGAAGACGTCGATCCGGGTGAGAACGCTGAAAACGGCGAGCTCGACATCGAACCTGAAAACGGCAACGGCGGCTCCGTCGAAACCGTGGGCGGGGACGAAACCGACGAGGTCGGCGAAACCCATCACCGTCGCCAACCCAGCGCCAAGCAATACAAGATCCAAGAGGTCATCAAACGCCGTCAGGTGTTGCTGATCCAGGTCGTCAAGGAAGAACGTGGCAACAAGGGCGCGGCGTTGACCACCTATATGTCGTTGGCCGGACGGTATTGCGTGCTGATGCCCAACACCGCGCGCGGGGGCGGCATTTCGCGCAAAATCACCAACTCCGCCGACCGTAAGTCGCTGAAAGCGATCTTGTCGAGCCTCGACGTGCCCCACGGCATGGCCGTGATCCTGCGCACGGCAGGCATCGGCCGCACCAAGGCCGAAATCAAGCGCGATTTCGAATACCTGATCCGTCTGTGGAACAACGTGCGCGATTTGACGCTGCAATCGACCGCGCCGACGCTGGTGCACGAAGAAGGCGACATCGTGCGCCGCTCGATCCGCGATCTGTATTCGCGCGACATCGAAGACATCCAGGTCGAAGGCGAAGAAGCCTATCGTGCCGCCAAGGAATTCATGAAGCTGCTGATCCCCAGCCACGCGCGCCGGGTCAAGCTGTACAAAGAAACCTCCGCACCGCTGTTTCGCAGCGCCGGAGTCGAAAATCAGTTGGATGCGATCCACAACCCGGTCGTGCACTTGCCGTCCGGCGGCTATCTGGTGATCAACCCGACCGAGGCGTTGGTTTCCATCGACGTCAACTCGGGCCGCTCCACCAAGGAACGCAACATCGAGGAAACGGCGGTCAAGACCAACCTCGAAGCCGCCGACGAAGTCGCGCGCCAGCTGCGCCTGCGCGATTTGGCCGGTCTGGTGGTCATCGATTTCATCGACATGGACGTCAACCGCAACAATTCCCAGGTCGAACGGCGCATGAAAGAAGCGCTCAAGCATGACCGCGCGCGCATCCAGGTGGGCCGCATCAGCCCGTTCGGCTTGCTGGAAATGTCGCGCCAGCGCCTGCGCCCCAGCCTGATCGAAACCTCGTCCGAGCCCTGCCCGCACTGCGGCGGCACCGGCATTCGCCGTTCCACCGAAAGCACCGCGCTGGTGGTGCTGCGCGCCATCGACGAGGAAGGCGCCAATCGCCGCGCCGCGGAACTGACCGTGCACGTGCCGACTTCGGTGGCGCTGTACATTCTCAACCACAAACGCGATGCCTTGGCCGAACTGGAAGCCAAATACGGCATGCAGGTGATGCTGACCAACGACGATTCGCTGGTCCCGCCTGACCTGCGCTTGGAACGCACCAAGAATCAGAACGGCGAAACCATCTCCGAAATGGTTGCCAACGTGCGCCCCGATGTGGCTGAGGACGCCGGACGCAAACGCAAACGCCGACGCCGTGGCCGCAAACGCGACGACATGGACGGACTGGATACCCAATACGACGCCGCCGACGCCGCCGAAGACGAAATCGAGGCCGGCGACGAAGAAACGGTCGAAACCGCTGAAACCGCCGAGACCGGCGAAGAAGGCAAAAGCAAACGCCGCCGCCGTTCGCGTCGCGGTGGTCGTCGCCGTCGCAAATCCATCGATGCCGCCACTGAGGCCGCTGAAGGTGCCGAACCCGGTGACACAACGGACGAGGCTGGCGACAGTGAAACCGTTTCCGGCGCGGACGAAGACAACCTTGAGACCGCAGCCATGGCCAGCGGTGAAGAACGTCCCAAACGCCGCCGTTCCCGCCGTCGCCGCAAACCCGCTGGTGCAGAGACGGGCGAACCCGCCAACAGCAACGACGAAACCGCTGAGGACGTGGCCATCGCTGCCGACGAAACTGTGAGTGATGCCGTTGAGGGCGAAGTTTCCGAAGGCGGCGAAGAAAAGCCCAAGCGCCGTCGTCGTTCGCGCCGCAAGCCCGCCGCAGCCGAAGCCGCTGCGGACACCGCAGTCGCCGATGATGCAACCGAAGCCGTCGCAGACGACGTTCAAGCGGACGCCCAGGCGGAAGATGACACGGACAAACCCAAACGCCGTTCGCGCGCCCGCAAAAAGCCCGAGCCGGCAGTCGAGGCCGAAACTGTTGTCGAAGCTGAAGCTGAGACCGAAGTCGCTGCCGAAACCGAACCGCAGGTCACAGCCCCGGAACCCGCTGTCGCGGAACCCGCCGCTGAAGAACCTGCCGCCGAAGAATCTGCAGCAGCAGAGCCCTTGGCCCCCGCGCCGGTCCCCGGCGTGGAAACCGTGGTGGTCGGCGAAGTGGCTGAGAAACCCAAACGCAAAGGCTGGTGGAACCTCGGCGGCTAA
- a CDS encoding response regulator transcription factor — protein MANILVIDDDPAIRDLLTIHMEDAGHTVTHAVNGQDGIGQAGRSHPDLIILDINMPVMDGTRVLQALRGAPETSKVPVIALSAVGGTQMRDDMHQMGCDGFVDKPINFDVLCGKIKKLLDL, from the coding sequence ATGGCAAACATTCTGGTCATTGATGACGACCCGGCTATCCGCGATCTGCTGACCATCCACATGGAAGATGCGGGACACACCGTTACGCATGCCGTAAACGGCCAAGACGGCATCGGTCAAGCTGGACGGTCACACCCAGATTTAATCATCCTCGACATCAACATGCCGGTGATGGATGGCACCCGTGTGCTACAGGCCTTGCGCGGCGCGCCTGAAACCTCAAAGGTTCCGGTCATCGCCCTGTCTGCAGTCGGAGGGACGCAAATGCGCGACGACATGCACCAGATGGGATGCGACGGTTTCGTCGATAAACCGATCAACTTTGACGTCTTGTGCGGCAAAATCAAAAAGCTGCTGGATCTCTAA
- the arfB gene encoding alternative ribosome rescue aminoacyl-tRNA hydrolase ArfB — MICVTDTIILSDDEIEERFIRAPGPGGQNVNKVETAVQLRFNAAQSPALSEAVFRRLKVLAGRRMTQDGVIVISARRFRNRERNRADALERLVTLIREAAQPPKPRRATRPTMAAKQRRLEGKQKRADVKKTRARVRVRDTD; from the coding sequence ATGATCTGCGTGACTGACACCATTATTTTGTCCGACGACGAGATCGAAGAGCGTTTCATCCGCGCCCCTGGTCCTGGCGGCCAAAACGTCAACAAAGTCGAAACCGCCGTTCAGCTGCGCTTTAACGCCGCGCAATCGCCGGCTTTGAGTGAGGCGGTGTTTCGCCGACTTAAAGTTTTGGCGGGGCGGCGCATGACCCAAGACGGCGTGATCGTGATTTCGGCGCGGCGCTTTCGCAATCGCGAACGAAATCGCGCCGACGCGCTGGAAAGGCTTGTGACATTGATCCGGGAGGCCGCTCAACCGCCCAAGCCACGCCGCGCAACGCGGCCGACCATGGCTGCCAAGCAGCGCCGATTGGAAGGCAAACAAAAGCGCGCCGACGTGAAGAAAACCCGCGCCCGGGTCCGCGTGCGCGATACGGATTAA
- a CDS encoding DsbA family protein — MSFVRTFIIATAMAIGAPLGAAHADTLSAAQKTEVEQVVRAYLLKNPEVIVEAINELQRRDEAAAAEKQRIAMQAMSADLTASPNDPVMGNPNGDVTMVEFFDYRCGFCKRVFDDVQTLIKEDGNIRYVLKEFPILGDDSVYASRAALAVWLHQRDKYPALHTALMTSKGALSNDKVMELAKDAGIDTQALAEQMNDPEIGKTVNATHAQAQALGITGTPAFIIGDNIAPGAIPLASMKKMVDAARGKATN, encoded by the coding sequence ATGTCCTTTGTCAGGACCTTCATCATCGCCACCGCCATGGCGATCGGCGCGCCGCTTGGCGCTGCCCATGCCGATACACTCAGTGCGGCACAAAAAACGGAAGTCGAACAGGTGGTGCGCGCCTATCTTCTGAAAAATCCGGAAGTCATCGTCGAGGCGATCAACGAATTGCAACGCCGCGATGAAGCCGCTGCCGCTGAAAAACAGCGCATCGCCATGCAGGCGATGTCGGCCGACCTGACCGCCAGTCCCAACGATCCGGTCATGGGCAATCCTAATGGCGACGTCACGATGGTGGAATTCTTCGATTATCGCTGCGGGTTTTGCAAACGCGTTTTCGACGACGTGCAGACATTGATCAAAGAAGACGGCAACATCCGTTATGTGCTCAAAGAGTTCCCCATTCTGGGCGACGACAGCGTCTACGCATCACGCGCGGCACTGGCCGTATGGCTACATCAACGTGATAAATACCCCGCCCTTCACACCGCCTTGATGACCAGCAAAGGCGCGCTCAGCAACGACAAGGTGATGGAACTGGCCAAGGACGCCGGTATCGACACGCAAGCCTTGGCCGAACAGATGAACGACCCCGAAATCGGCAAAACAGTCAATGCCACCCATGCTCAGGCTCAGGCCTTGGGCATCACCGGAACGCCGGCGTTTATCATTGGCGACAATATCGCACCCGGTGCGATCCCGCTTGCATCGATGAAGAAGATGGTCGATGCGGCGCGCGGTAAGGCGACCAATTAA
- a CDS encoding EipB family protein, whose product MSRLLKGAFVCASSALAIVVFAGAVQAADLVSYRAVYDVRLADAKRGSNVSAASGQIAYGVKQTCDGWLVNQTGTMYLQTATGDVVPQGLNFSSWESVDGTRYRFSVMGDETDSDIILGAASMSKTPNGGEAQFSKPEPATFALPAGTLFPMEHTVHILDQAALGKSQFENSVFEGTDVEGEKLLVSFVSPLSARAQTMAARFKDAALTHPGWNFRLAYFDPASQTGEPLYEIEADYLDNGIPVRWMLDYGDFTVEMGMTKVEILPKPDC is encoded by the coding sequence ATGTCTCGTTTACTTAAAGGCGCTTTCGTATGCGCATCTTCCGCCCTCGCCATTGTGGTTTTTGCAGGCGCAGTTCAGGCGGCGGACTTGGTTTCCTACCGCGCGGTCTACGATGTGCGTCTGGCGGATGCCAAACGCGGCTCGAACGTCTCAGCCGCCAGCGGTCAAATCGCTTATGGCGTCAAGCAAACCTGCGATGGATGGCTGGTCAACCAAACCGGCACCATGTACCTGCAAACCGCGACCGGTGATGTCGTGCCGCAGGGCTTGAACTTTTCATCGTGGGAATCCGTCGACGGAACCCGCTACCGTTTCTCCGTCATGGGTGACGAAACCGATAGCGACATCATTTTGGGCGCGGCGAGCATGTCGAAGACACCAAACGGCGGCGAGGCTCAGTTTTCCAAACCCGAGCCCGCGACCTTCGCCTTACCGGCGGGTACCTTGTTCCCGATGGAACACACGGTCCACATTCTCGATCAAGCCGCCCTCGGCAAGTCGCAATTTGAAAATTCGGTGTTCGAAGGCACCGACGTCGAAGGCGAGAAGCTTTTGGTGAGCTTCGTCAGCCCTTTGTCAGCACGCGCGCAAACCATGGCGGCGCGTTTCAAGGATGCAGCCTTGACGCATCCGGGGTGGAATTTTCGCTTGGCGTACTTCGATCCCGCGAGCCAGACCGGCGAGCCGCTTTATGAAATCGAGGCCGATTACCTCGATAACGGAATTCCCGTGCGCTGGATGTTGGATTACGGTGATTTCACCGTCGAAATGGGCATGACCAAGGTGGAAATTCTGCCCAAACCCGACTGCTGA
- a CDS encoding M48 family metalloprotease has protein sequence MVLNVLKRLLTPVSFVILFRRKAVSQGVQRVDRFHSPMRRLCSVALIVALAWMMPNSTAFAQGGQTIIRDAEIEGIIRAYSTPLFVAAGLDPKSVNIRLIQDSTLNAFVAGGRNIFIHTGLLLASKDPNALIGVIAHETGHIEGGHLSRTRNAIEGASMVQLIGTLLGVAAAVGSGRSDVGQAVIMGSQSAGQRIFMKYSQTQESAADQAAMRLLEETERSARGLEGFLSQLGDQEILNPRLQDPYAQTHPLSRERIDTLRAYIATSPYSDKPPSNEDVEAHAIMVAKLFAFINPFIQTMRKYPETDQSFAARYARVIAHYRKPDLKTALPLLDELIHEMPRNPFLLELKGQMLFEHARPQEALEAYRKSYELLPDEPLIIMELARVELEVGTPELIDQSIEHLSIAHHLGAANAFSWRQLGIAYGRKGEMGLSSLALAESEYRTGQLANAQYHAGRAVSLLKTGSREHLQAQDLEEAIKVAMARRAAAKK, from the coding sequence ATGGTCTTGAATGTGTTGAAGCGACTGCTCACCCCGGTGTCCTTTGTTATCTTGTTCCGCCGAAAGGCGGTGTCTCAAGGGGTGCAGCGCGTCGATCGCTTTCATTCCCCAATGCGGCGTTTATGTTCGGTCGCCTTAATCGTGGCGTTGGCCTGGATGATGCCCAATTCGACCGCCTTTGCGCAAGGGGGTCAAACCATCATTCGCGATGCCGAGATCGAAGGTATCATCCGAGCCTATTCGACACCACTGTTCGTCGCCGCCGGGCTGGACCCCAAAAGCGTCAATATCCGTCTTATTCAAGACTCCACCCTCAATGCGTTCGTCGCGGGTGGACGCAACATCTTCATCCACACCGGCCTGTTGCTGGCCAGCAAGGATCCCAACGCGTTGATCGGCGTCATCGCTCACGAAACCGGCCACATCGAAGGCGGCCACCTAAGCCGCACCCGTAACGCCATCGAAGGCGCGTCGATGGTGCAGTTGATCGGCACCCTGCTCGGCGTGGCGGCGGCGGTCGGCAGCGGCCGGTCGGACGTCGGTCAGGCGGTGATTATGGGCAGCCAATCCGCCGGCCAACGGATTTTCATGAAGTATTCGCAAACTCAAGAATCCGCTGCCGACCAAGCTGCAATGCGGCTTTTGGAGGAAACCGAGCGTTCCGCTCGGGGCCTGGAAGGCTTCCTCAGCCAGTTGGGCGATCAAGAAATTCTCAACCCGCGCCTGCAAGACCCCTATGCCCAGACCCATCCGCTGAGCCGCGAACGCATCGACACCTTGCGCGCCTATATCGCCACATCACCCTATTCGGACAAACCACCGTCCAATGAGGACGTCGAAGCCCACGCCATTATGGTGGCGAAACTCTTTGCGTTCATCAATCCGTTCATCCAAACGATGCGCAAATATCCCGAGACGGATCAAAGTTTTGCCGCCCGCTACGCACGTGTGATCGCCCATTACCGCAAACCCGACCTCAAGACCGCCCTGCCGCTCTTGGACGAACTGATCCACGAAATGCCGCGCAATCCGTTCTTGCTGGAACTCAAGGGGCAGATGCTGTTCGAACACGCTCGTCCCCAAGAAGCGCTGGAAGCATACCGTAAATCCTATGAACTGTTACCCGACGAACCGCTGATCATCATGGAACTGGCCCGCGTGGAGTTGGAGGTCGGCACCCCCGAGCTTATCGATCAATCGATCGAGCATCTATCCATCGCCCACCATCTCGGTGCGGCCAACGCCTTTTCGTGGCGGCAATTGGGCATTGCTTATGGGCGCAAGGGCGAGATGGGCTTGAGTTCTCTGGCGCTGGCGGAATCGGAATACCGTACCGGTCAGCTCGCCAACGCCCAGTATCATGCCGGACGCGCGGTTTCTCTTTTGAAAACCGGATCACGCGAACACCTTCAGGCCCAAGACCTGGAAGAAGCCATCAAAGTCGCCATGGCCCGACGCGCCGCAGCGAAGAAGTGA
- a CDS encoding DUF3126 family protein, producing MRTTEIARVQEYLRKAFSNNRIAVPPPMKADAPIEVYIGDEFIGVLHRDEDEGEVSYSFVMSILEMDLPPLPEL from the coding sequence ATGAGAACCACCGAAATCGCCCGTGTGCAGGAATATCTGCGCAAAGCCTTCAGCAACAACCGCATCGCCGTGCCGCCGCCCATGAAGGCCGATGCGCCGATCGAGGTCTATATCGGCGATGAATTCATCGGCGTGTTGCATCGTGACGAAGACGAGGGTGAAGTTTCGTATTCCTTCGTCATGAGCATTTTGGAAATGGATCTTCCGCCGCTGCCGGAACTGTAA
- a CDS encoding pyridoxal phosphate-dependent aminotransferase, with protein MTLKAAKRGAISPFIVMDVMRAANAREAQGEDILHMEVGQPSTAAPSKVLQAARDALDRELLGYTDAFGVPPLKDRIAAQYRNTYGVDVDPARIAVTTGSSGGFLLAFLSAFDAGDRVALASPGYPAYRNILTALDIEVVDILTGPDTDFQPTPDLLDQVDGRLDGLIIASPSNPTGTMIDRDGLQALAAYCRARGMRVVSDEIYHGITFEEPAHTMAEFDDECFVVNSFSKYYSMTGWRLGWLVFPESLARSVECLAQNLFISAPTLSQMAAISAFDCQAELDANVARYKANRDLLLDELPKAGFDKLSHAQGAFYVYADVAHLTDDSQAFCQQILAQTGVAVTPGVDFDPQRGHQFVRFSFAGSTEDMAEAAKRLKVFRQTL; from the coding sequence ATGACCCTGAAAGCCGCCAAGCGCGGTGCGATCTCGCCGTTCATCGTGATGGACGTGATGCGTGCCGCCAACGCGCGCGAAGCTCAAGGCGAAGACATCTTGCATATGGAGGTCGGCCAACCGTCCACCGCCGCTCCGTCGAAGGTTCTGCAAGCCGCCCGCGATGCTTTGGACCGTGAACTCTTGGGCTACACCGACGCGTTCGGCGTGCCGCCCCTGAAAGACCGCATCGCGGCGCAATACCGCAACACGTATGGAGTAGATGTCGATCCAGCGCGCATCGCCGTGACCACCGGATCAAGCGGCGGATTTTTGTTGGCTTTTTTGTCTGCGTTCGATGCCGGCGACCGGGTGGCGCTGGCGAGCCCCGGCTATCCGGCGTATCGCAACATCTTGACCGCGCTCGATATCGAAGTGGTGGACATCCTCACCGGGCCTGACACGGATTTTCAGCCAACCCCGGATCTGCTCGACCAAGTGGACGGACGCTTGGACGGTCTCATCATCGCCTCGCCATCCAATCCCACAGGCACCATGATCGACCGTGATGGATTGCAGGCCTTGGCGGCGTATTGCCGCGCACGCGGCATGCGGGTGGTGTCGGACGAAATTTATCACGGCATTACCTTCGAAGAACCGGCCCACACCATGGCCGAGTTCGATGACGAGTGCTTCGTCGTCAACAGCTTTTCGAAATACTATTCGATGACAGGCTGGCGACTGGGTTGGCTGGTGTTTCCCGAAAGCTTGGCGCGCTCGGTCGAATGCTTGGCGCAAAACCTGTTTATATCTGCGCCGACCTTGTCGCAGATGGCGGCGATCAGCGCGTTCGATTGCCAAGCCGAACTCGACGCCAACGTGGCGCGCTACAAGGCCAACCGCGACCTGTTGCTGGATGAGTTGCCCAAGGCCGGCTTCGACAAGCTCAGCCATGCCCAAGGGGCCTTCTACGTCTACGCTGACGTCGCACACCTGACCGATGACAGCCAAGCCTTTTGCCAGCAGATTTTGGCCCAAACCGGCGTCGCGGTGACCCCCGGGGTCGATTTCGACCCGCAACGCGGCCACCAGTTCGTCAGGTTCTCGTTCGCCGGCAGCACCGAAGACATGGCCGAAGCGGCGAAACGGCTGAAAGTGTTTCGCCAAACCCTTTGA